The DNA sequence TCATCCTATGATCATTAGCAAAAACAACATGAACAAGCTTTGTTCTTCTCCAGATTGCGAACATAAGCAACGCACTCCGCTTGATACTATGCGATTTCAAACAAGAAACTCGtgtgaaaagagaaaagaaggttttttttttttttttttcttttttggaggCCTAATTCAGAGACTTGTAAGTAAACTCAATCATGGTCGATCACAGGAGACGAGCAAGAAATGATTCTTGAAACACATGGGAGTTGGAGAGAGAGATGTGAGCGCTCGTGTTGGCGGGCGGCCTCCCTCGCCTTCGCGAGCTTCTCCTAGACTGCCTGCAGCCCGAAATGCATCTCAGTCGCGCCCGGTTGGACGACGGCGGCGGTGCCAACGCGCCCCTCCGCACCTTCGTATAGGTGAAGGCGGGCGCCAAGGAGGGTGCGGCGGTGATCGGGCGGGGCAGGGACGCCTTACGGTAGCGAACGAGACAAGGCCATTTCATTTTGGGGCTGTAATTGGGCCGTAAAGTGCCTTGTTATTGTAATCCCAAATGGGTAATTACGGGTCATAAGCGGCTAACTTGGGTCGTATTGGGAAATTTGATCTTGTATGGGAGTTTGGCGATTTTGGCTCAtctatggaatatatatatatcttataacaATATTACTCGTTCGGAAAATAGTATTTATTTGGTTGGGAAGACGAAGGGCGACGAAGGGAGAGGAGAAGGGGGAAGAAGCGTCGGATCTAAGAGGAGCAATATGGACGAAGCGTTGACAGCAGCTGCCTCCGCTCCCCCGCCCCCACCTATTGCCGCTGTCAATCGCCCGCTGTTCTCCGCCGTCCTCGCCTTCGCCGTTGCCCAATTCCTCAAGCTCTTCACCACCTGGTGCGTCCTTTCTTCCATCTTTCTTTATGTCTTCGGATGATGAGAATATGCCCTTGTTTTGGTGCTCTGCGTATTTCATGCCTTTTAATCAAGGATCGGACAAAAAGAGTTAAATCTTTTGACGTTGATGGTTCGTGGATTTCTGGTGCACCTTTTGCATTATGTGTTTGTTGTTCTTGTCGAGGATTTATGTGTAGAAATTGTTGATACTTCTTTTATTTTGCTTGTTTATATTTGGAACTGATTGGTCTTAGGATAACCATGACAAGAAGTCAGCTATCTAATTAAACTGGGAATTTTGGTTGGCCACTGAGGAGGATTGGATCTAACCAAGGAGGTTAAATGTGGATAGGCATTTATCATTGGCAGCTCAGCTCATCTGACACGACATCACGATTTGGTTTAACTACAATCAGTCATAAGTCTCAATTATTTGGGATTTAGTACATGGATCTCTTCCATCCATCAAGCTCTATATGGGGCAATATCACTAATCTACTTGAGAGTTGCCAAATCTTTTTTATAGTTACTAACAAAGTTTATAGGACTACCTCTATCTCTCCACACGTCACTAATCCTATGTGACTCCATGGAATTGgtgtgtttcttggtcttccttaGATCTATCCGCACCACATTAAGAAGTTTTCCCTTACATTAACCTCATTCAGAACCATCCCTCGCTGTCGATAAATATAAATACCACCTATTTTTTGCTTAAAATCCCTCGAGTTTAATTCAACATCTTTATCATAGCAATATTAGCTTTTGTGTATATGTTAACATGTTGTTTCCTAACCACCTAAGAATCTGATAATAAAGGAAATTGACCTTGCAGATGTCTTATAAATTGTTCTTGTGAACACACTATATTCGCCTTTCCACCATAGTAGTTCTTTCCAATTCTATGAACATGATCATTATCACTCATAATACTTTTTGGTGTTGCCCTATCCCCACAATGGCAAGAACATGACTCAGTGTCAAATATTTTTTCTACAATTTTCTTTACTAAGGCGGTCACATGGATAAGGCATTACACAACAAGATCAACTTGTGGACGAACTCAAAACTTCCACCAAAAGGGATATCTCCTTATGGGTGGAGACATATTTCTACAATCTAACCACTTTGATGTCATTTATCAGTATCATTGATTTGtatatttgatgattttgtgTTCCTTTATTGTTGATGGGATAGTTCTTAAAGCTAGATCTTTATGATGTATATAATATTAGATCATACAGAAGCTTAGGTTTAAGCACCTGATGTTTAGGCAAGGGCCTCCACAGGCCTATTGGGTCTTGGTAAGAACAATGGCAAGATGTTTAGAAAATTAGCCCTATTTGATAAAATAGCAGAAGATTGGATGCAACAGGACTTAAAATTACATGCGAAAGGAAGAATAATCTATGGTGTATCCTCTTTAGGTCATCATACTGACATGGAAAAACCAAACGTGCCCATTTCTAAGAAAGGTATTGCTTTGCTAGATGCCATGCACTTAGTTACAGTTAAACTTATGTTGTTTACCTGCAAAGGTGTGCAAACATACCAGAACCATATAATTGATTAAACATTAAATAGTTGTTTGAAAGTCATACAAAAATATGTTGATCCCTTAATTTCCATCTACAGTCTCAACATACAGCATGCATCCCTTTCTAACTACTTTTCATCTTTGATTTTTTGCATAGATCAATTAATCACCATATTAATTTTTGCTTATTTTCACCCCTAAAGTGAAGCTACCAATAAGTGGGTATCTACTTCTTGTTGGCATGTTTTTGACTAAGGATTTTATTAGACTTTGTCATGCCAATTTCATAACCTGGCATTTTCAATGTTATATTCATTTCGTGCTAAGCATTCGGTATGTCCATCCTAGACATGCAGGTATAAGGAGAAAAGATGGGATTCTAGGAGGTTGCTTGGATCTGGTGGAATGCCTTCATCACATTCAGCAACTGTGGCAGCTCTTGCTATGGCAATCGCTCTGGAAGAAGGCACTGGTGGTTCTTCATTTGCTCTGGCTGTAATTTTAGCATCTATTGTAagtgtttttcctttttttcttgttaCCTATCCTTCAGGGCCACATTCAGGTTTCTTATTTAACAATATCAAATTTAACCAAAAATGTGCAAGTGGGATCTTTTATTTGTTAGTGTTTTCTCCCATCATGTAGTTGCCAGGTAGCACCTTAATAACTCTTATcattaataatttcatgaaacCATGAATCTTGTGGATTTTTTTGGATCTGCATTAATGAGCTTTTTCAAATTCATTCAGGCTGATGAGGATTCTCTATTGGGTTAATACTGACTGATACAATCATGTGATTTTAGATTTTGAAGAAATGGTTGTAGACTTAAAGCTAGAAAAGTAAGGAACAAATGTCTTCAGAGTGACATGGACAAAAACGCAATACAAAAATAATAAGATTTAGGCATACGATTTATTGTATGATATGAAATACAAAATAGTTAAATGAAATTTCACTAAATAAAATAGGCAatatatatgttttatatatTAATCTTGTGTCCTAGTTACCTATTCCACCGCTAATCTTGTGTCTTAGTTTACCTATTCCACCACCCACTTCAATCATCACCTACAGCCACTTAACCCACTCTAATTCTGTGACTTCCCAGGAGAAGTCGTTTTTTCCTGTGACCCCTGTTAGTTCCCACCGACTTCAACATGATTCCTCTCTCATTTGCCTAATCAGTCGTATACATTCATAAGATGAAAGGAGAACAGGATAGCCACTTATCTTATGTTTTAAGGGTCATGAACATACATCAAACACCTTAACTACAGCACTTCGTAGCAAGTCGGGTGaaattaaaaccatgcttgaaaGGACAATTTTTCTGTAGACATTATTTTTGTATTGATGAAGAAAAACACTTTGTACCATTACTTTTGTTTCTGTATTCCAttataacatgattttttttggatCATTCGTGCATTTTTTGGAGATTGTGACTTAGTCACATAAATGTTTGACAGGTTATGTATGATGCATCTGGGATTAGATTGCATGCTAGCCGACAAGCTGAGGTAAAACATCAACTTTTATTTGACATGCTATTCTTTATCATTTGTGaataaattattgagaaaactcaAACTGAAAGTGTAACCCTTCATTGTTTAGGGTTTGTATTGTGTTATaaatatttgaataaaaaaattggtgaccttattttttatttgttgtgCTTCAAGCATATATACCAAATCTGTTAAAAATTCAATGGTAGAAACTTTCTATTTATGAAAATTTGTAAATGGATTGTATCTCATGCTATGTGGGTGAACCTTGGTATCATTACTCCTTTACGATCTAGGCGACAAAGGTTCAAGTCTCTACAAAGGGTAAGACTTTGTATATTGGCGTTCTGATGATCCCATATTTATCTGATGTTTACTAAAAGTAAGAACAAGATTCAAGGAGACAAACTGTGGTAAAATAAAATGTATCTAAATATCAAGTAATGACCACCAAATGAGCTTTCTATAAACAAAAAGTTTGTGTTATGTTTTTACAAATGAATGCAGTTGCAGTTGTACATGTCCAACATTCTTTAGGCCAACTGTAGGAAAGTATATCTGTGGCAAGCAAAGTTTCATGATTTCAATAGTAAATGATTGGTAAATGATTATTCTAGGGTATATACATACAATACCATGATATTAGTCCCTAATTTGGTTTTTCCAGCCTTGTTTACTGTGCAACTAGTATTCTTGGTTCAGATGAACTTGACgtttttagcttcttttttttttccttgcataCGTTCATCAAGAGATGTAGGTTTTCATCTGACCAAAGGACTTATGAGGTGGGATCTGACAATATGACGTTAATATTGAAAATGTGACAATGCTTTGTCTCCCTAGCTGATGGAATTATTTCACCTATCTGATCTGACTTTTATGTTATCTTGGACTTTTGCAAGTGAATTTAGGCAAACCAAATAGAATATTGGCAATGTAGTGTTGAATTAAAAGGAAAAGCAGGGAATTAGCTACAGGGAAGAAAAAAATGGTTAACAGGTAGGCTGGATCTGATCTGACTTTTATGTTATCTTGGACTTTTGCAAGTGAATATAGGCAAACCAAATAGAATATTGGCAATGTACTGTTGAATTAAAAGGAAAAGCAGGGAATTAGCTACAGGGAAGAAAAAAGTGGTTAACAAGTACGCTGGACTCAGATCTACTAGTTGGCAAATTTGGAAGGCTTTTTATTTCAATAACTTAAATCTTTTTCCTTGATCAACAGGTAAGTTTCTTTTCATGATGACTTCTTACTCCATATGAAGGGGGTTATAAAATAATGTTCCAAGCTATTTACAAAGATTTACATCTTATAAATGCTCAAATTTAATATGTATTATTTATAGGCCTTTAATTGTTTCAACCGGTAATGTATAGATATATCGATATAAGACCTTTAAGTGAGTTGGGAAGAAAAGGTGCACCAATATGAGTTTGAGGTTTTAGGTCATGGAGACGAATATCAAGACTTGGACACAACGGGAAAGGACATTATGGCCTTTTTCTATTATCGAAAGACTTTGCTCTTAATAGTTGAATGGTAGCAAATGATCCTTATTGGCTTGTAGCTGATAACAGAGAGTCAAAAGGTGGCAAATGATCGTTGTAGCACTGTTGCTCACTAAAATAATTTTGACAAATTCTTCTTGTTGCTGCTTGATATGTGAATATCACATGAGGATCATCTCTGAAGGTCTAAATCGTTATTTTAGAGCCTCATACATGTGGATCTCTATTAGGCAGAACAGAAAAATGCAGTCTCATGCACAAGGTTCCAATCTACGTGGGCCTGCGGAGGATCAGCATATGCAGCCAAACCTTTACAAGCAGTGATATTATTAATCCTCGCAACTAGACAGCAAAGAAGTAGCCTTATTATGCCTCCCATGTTCACTTGCTGTATCTCTAGTTTTTATGTTCATTCCTAAATATGACCAACTTGTCCTGGCTCAAGCAATTAGAACTTCTAACATGATAAATGAGTACACTTTATTATCTATTTGTAAAAGAGAAAAAGATCTCGTTTAGAGTTTCTGATGATAATTCTCTGATATGATGGATGGTTCTTTTTGCATCTATGCTTGTCCTGCAATTTGTTTTATCCGTGACATTCGTCTCAACATATTATATGGTAATTGAGTATTCTCTTGGGTTGCAGTTTGGTGTTTAGATGAAGTCCATGGTTCCAATCTGGTCTGACAACCACCAGACCTAGTGATGAGTCCAATAGATGACTGATTTTACTTTCATTGTGGTCATCTTACTCTCTTTTGTACAAGTTGATTAAGTTCAGGTCCTTTAGTCAGCAATTGAATTGAGTTCACTTAAGTTCAGCAAATTGAGTTCTAAATGAAAGAGAACTGCAGGCTACAAACGGCGAGAGGTGATTGCTAATCATATTCGTGTAGGTTAGAAAGGAAATTTTGACAATTTATTATTAGAAGGAATTTAAACAAGTTGCAGGATCTCTTATTCTACCTTTTCGTACTTACAATATCACCTGCTTCTCACATCTCTTCcctcttcttttatttttgcCTTGTTCATCTCTTCCAAGTGATGTAGTTTCCTACTAAATTTGCTAATTGATTTTTCTGTGGCGCGCAACCACTTGAGCAACAAGGTTTCACTTGAAACTCAAAGGTTTTGTGTCAGAAAAACAACATTTTTGCTTGCAAGTGTAAGGTTGTGTAAATTGACTCTCTTCAAATGCCGCACTGGGGGGAGCATTTTAACTCGTTTGTGGTGATTGGCTCTTAATTAAGATATAATGACAGGTGAAAATTTTCTCTTCTTGTTGTTGGCAATGTACCTATTGGTCTATCCTACCACATGGTTTTTGTTCTTATAGAAGTGCTTACTGCCTGCTTTGTCACTTGAAATCATAATTTTGATTAAGAAGAACTATTTTGAAGCTGCAAATAAAACTAAATGTTCTATCcaatcttttgatttcttagtggGCCATGACGTCACCGTTAGGTTGCCCCATGGTTTGAGCCACGAAAATCAGCTCTCTGGTTGTAGGGGTAAGATCTGCATATTTTTCACCTTCCCAAGGCCACATATTGGTAGGAAAATGGTGTATCTGACTGCGGTTTATCatcatttcttgatttttaacgAATTTGAAGTATAATAATTCTTGAAATCACCTGTATCTCTTGATCATCAATCATTGCTTGTCACCATGTCCCTCCTTACATATGTGTGCATGATGAAATAATCCAGAGGGTTATTGATCACTTTTCACTGAACATGTTTCTTTTTGAACTGTCTAGTTATGTAGTTCAGTTCATGTTTCTGCTGATATGACATTGATCTGTTCTTAATGAAATGGAAGCTCTTTCAGTGTCAAATTCTATGGTACCTCAGAGAACGATTTATATTTTTTGTGTAAAGAAAGAATGATCACGAGTTGCCTCTGTATATAATTTAGAATCAAATTTCTGCAGCTTGTTGcaatacataattttgaattttATATTTACGTACACATGAAGTGGCCTCATTTTGCAAGTTTATTATGTAATCCTGATCATGTTTTTCAAATCTTACTGATTGGATAAATAACAAGAAGTGTTCAAGACAGAAATCTGCATTAGGTCTTCCAATGCAATTTGCCATGTGGGCACTATCATCAACTCTACACTATCAAATTACATCTGCTCTGAGATTAGTATGTTGGGGAACTAGTTCTTCCAGATATCTCATGATTATCTTTATTGCAGTTACTAAATCAAATAGTATGTGAGCTGCCGCCAGAACATCCTGTATCATCTAACCATAGGCCCCTGCGCGAACTTCTTGGACACACTCCACTACAGGTACTTGGATATGCTTTTATGCTCAACTTCCTTAGATTTGTAGTTTTCACAACTACTTTCTCATACACCTATTGGTTTAATTGCACAAATTTATACGGAGAACTCGTGGTATCGTATGCTTCACTAGTGTTATGCTCCTTCAAATCATCCTATTGCCACTAATTTAAAACAAAATTGCAATGTGTTGTAGGCATAACACAATAGCTCTTTTTTGCTGTACTTGTAGTGTGTATCCTGACGAAAGCTATTTGAATATTTTTGAGTCACTAGTAGTACTGAGCATCTGGGAATTCTTCATGCAGGTTTGTGCAGGAGCTGTCCTTGGTTGTTTGGTGTCATACCTTATGAGAGGTTCTACGTAGCTGGCTTTTCTCTTGATCGATCGGTCTGGTAAATTTAGCTTATGAATGCTATTGGAGTCGGTTTCTCTGCACCAGATATCTTTCTTTGCTCGTTTTCAAGATAGCATGGTAGCAGCttttatgaattgatttgaacCTTAATCAGTCATATGTAATTGTATACTCATTTATGTACAAAAGCATGCAGGGATGTTTCTtctgagagaaaaaaaagggacATGCTGTTTGTAAGGATGACTATCCAAATATCaattaaaatatcattatttAGTCTGTGGAGTATAAGTATTCAAGGCAGTGATATTATCGCTGGAGGCAAGAAAAGAACCTATTTGGAAAACATGTACTTTATTTTTAAGATGAAAAATTAGAGGTCCTTTGACACAAATCTGAGAGAAAATTAAACAGCACTGTAGTCTTGGCTTTTCATTGTAGTCTGAAGTCATCGTTGTTGGCTGAACCATGGAAACATAATGTTCTCTTATTTCATCTTTCTCACTGTGAACCAGATGCCTAATCTTCCAGCTTTGCTCTATTTTCCAGTAAATATGATGTTTGGGATCCTTCAAACTAAATTACTTGATGCACTCTGCATGCTTGTCTGTTGCATCCAGAGGTCCAGAGGAAAAGGAGTTCCAAGTGCATCAACATCTAACTTGCTATGTATATTCTATTTATTGACTGCCAATTTGTGAGAATGACAAAGTTTTGTGGTAGGGGAATCTTTCCGCAGAATTGACAAAGTTTTGATTGACTGCCAATTTGTGAGAATGACAGTTTTGTGGTAGGAGAATCTTTTACCTGAATTGACAAAGTTTTGATCGACTTGCTGTGTGAGAATGACAAAGTTTTGACAAATGATTAGATGttaggttaattatagattatcccatAGTTAGTTAGTTTTAGTATCTcggtctttatattttaaaaaattatattgacattcaTATAATTACGAAAATGAGACATATAGGTCTATTTTGATTTTCtcaatagaaatataaaaataaagggtaaaaaataattttaatgtttcattTGGTGGTAATAAATGATGTTGATGGTGATGGACAACGGTGTCGTTAAGGGCTGCgagtagttgttgtggatggggaGACTGATGACGAGAGGTGAGGGTCGTCTTACATTTGTGTTGACGTCGACGTAGTTGCTGAGCGACGAAAGTGTTGTCGATGCAGATGTCGAACGATGTTACTCTATATCTATATTGGCGTCGACATAGTTGCTAAGCATCACTGCTCGACATCTACATCAACGGTCCTTTCGTCGCTCGATAACTGTGTCGACACTAATGCAGATGCAAAGCGACAAAAGAGTTGCTTGGCAACTACGTTGACACCAGTTTGCAGCTACATCGGTATTGATGCAAAGGTAGAGCAACGAAAAGTCGCTCGACAACTATGTTAACGTCGACGTAATTACCAAGCGACGTTGCTCGACATTTGCGTCGATGTAGATGCAAAGAGGCGTACTAACGCAATTGTTGAGCAGCATCTCTCTACATCTACGAGGGAGATGCCAAGTGACCATCATCTCTCGCCGTCACTCTCTTCATCGACAATAATCACTCGTGGCCTTAGCAGCGTCGCCATCCATCAACATTGATGTTGTCTATCACaatcaattgaaatattaaaattatctttttatcttttattttcatgtttttgtTAGTAAAATCGACGTCGTTATGGTAAATAAACCTAGATGTTTTAATTTTATAACTATAGGAATGTCattataactttttaaaatatagaaatcAAGATACTAAATGTAGCTTAATATATAATTATCACGATATTATCAAATTAATATTAATAGACTAACCTAATCCTTATAAGTCCATTCTAGCTAAATCCTACTTCCATATGAGGTTAAATTGACGTATTATGCCAATTATGGATAATCAATTTCTAATCGAACGATTCGATGCTTGTGATATCATTCGTTAGATTTCGGTTCAATGAAATAACACCTCTACTTATTGACTTCATGCCAAAAATGTTTACATCCAATGGTAATAGAATTATAACCCAAGTCCATCCAATATCCATGAACAAGGTGTTGATGAGACGAGATCAATCCATGGATGCTGagcgatgaatatatatatatacttacatgtCAATGCAAATTAGTTTGATTTAAAGATTTCTGTTCTACTCTTGAAACTTACGCAGACCAATGAAAGCAATGAATGATTGTGGATAGCCAACTTTTTCTGCAGCTGCTTATgtctaatttataattgattgctAACACATAATAGCAAACAAATCACATCAAATGGTAATTACTTGGAGAATTAATTGTTAATTCCATTATGAGATGTTGAGTGCATAAGCAATAATAATTGTATCAGAAATGTCTCTATCCAACCCATCCCTTTCTCTTGTCATGTGTTTATCATGCACAATAAAATACAGCAAATCAACTGCTTTCATCCTCTATTCTTCTGCCTGTCCATATCCGTCAGATGACTGATTAGAATATCCAAATCTCGTGGCATTAACATAACAAAATTAGGTTGAAGTGTACCCTTCAATGCTACATTCTATATTCATCATGCAAAATCCTCCCTTGTAGAGTAAGATATCAATGCTCGTAATAAGTGGAAGAATAGGATGGTTGAGAGATGACAATGGGGAGGGTTCTCATCTTTTTTTCGATCAAGTTGGGAATTTTCATCCTCgtgttgatgatttgaatgatttgttaGAGTACATTAATGCCATTAACATATGCTTTGATCatatttgataattcaatataatTTGATAATACACGAGTTATTATTCCATCGAATACTCTTTCTTATTTGCtcgtataattttttaattttaaattatgaaaaatataaacTCAACATAATGATTTCTTTTGATGTGTGGGTCATATTGATATTAAGAACATTCGAAAATTACATGATTGATGAGTTATGTCCCTCTATAATCTTatgcttttttccttttttttttacccTTATTCTAGATTCAAATGGTGTCACATTCTTCTAAGAACACACTCGGATAATTTTTGGATTCATATAAAAGTAGGATATATGAATTATGATTAGAAAAATTAATAGGTATTGTAAATAATAAGACAAATGATAAAATTTTAGAAAGAATTCGGAGATACATATGTATTAAGGTCAAATATCATGGATTAATCAAGATTTCTATCCTAAAGTTTGAgtctaataataattataaagtgaGTTGATATCCCATCTCAATgaattgaataataaaataaaattaaaatataatcgaaaataaaataaaaaaagaaagagtatTTATTATTGGTATCAATAAGATTTGTTTAGAATGCTATTTGTAGAGCTTAAAAGGTTCCTAAAAGTCATATTGAAAGGTATAGTACACCATACTTCCTTTCACGaggataattaattaattaattatatattttaaagatattttcaatAGTTCTTAAAATAACTCAAAATttatcaatattaaaattaaaataataataaacaagaagaaaaataataaaggtATTGCTTGATGGTTAATGAAGTGaactatataatttaaattttacttAAGTGTAAATAACTTTTATCTCAaaggaacaaaatgaattaattaTATTCTTTCTAAcccatatttttattattacaatATGGTATCAATGATTAGTTGCAGAGTTAGCATTAATAATTATGCATAAGAATCTTGAATATTCACGAGAGACTTTAGGAATTGCACACGAGACTTTAGGAATTGCATAATTTCTTAGTTGTAATCGTATATAGATACTTTCATCTAAGCGGCTAGAATACGAAGAATCATGTCTTACAAAAGATACCACTTCATGTCTCTCTTAAAGTTAAATTCTTCCTATACCTCTATAGAaggataataaatattaattataggGAGAAAGGTTAAAGTTAAATTTTAATCATacactaatatatttttttaaaaaaatattttttaatatacttCTTGATCAATCAATTTATTATTATCACATTGAACATCATTTTTCATAAAGGATAAGAGGTAAAGGCGAGATTCGAGCGTAGAATCTTAAGATATACTGTCAAAATCTTTACCAATAAAATTAATTAAcacctttaaattttattttgactaactaataaatatttaaaataataaaataaaaaattttagaagGAACTCAAAGATATGCATATTTTGTATTAAGGCAAAATCTTATCTTGTGTGTGGGATTGATCAAGAATCTTATCCGAGATTCAATCAATATATCATCTTTTATCAGCAAGATTATTATGACAAAACAAGCAACAAAAATAGAATTAAAACATAagtagaaagaaaataaaacatgGAGAGTATTTCCTATTCATGTCAATAGGAATTGTTTAAGACTTTCTTTATAGagcccaaaaaaataaaataaagggacATTTTCTTTCATGAGAATGATTATTATAACTacccttaattaattaaatatactttttaagtttttttaaaaaatatttttccaacAGAATGAGACTCATctcctttgtttttgtttttgttttttttgtttttggctaTTTTATTATATTCTCTGCTGTATCAGAAATCCCTGAGAAGTGCACTTTAGATTCTCACCATCAATGGACAACAGCATTTTGGTGTTCATGATGTGAGAATGAGCAGTAGAAAATAGACAATGAGATGTTGGAACAGCACACGGGCAAAGCTGTCAACACCGACTGCAGTCACAGCTCACAGGAGATTGTGATGGTGGTGGCCATGCATTCGCTTGTCCAACATTTAGATTGTGACATCGAAGCCTACGATTTCCCTTCTCTCAATCACGAGCGGATTTAGTAAGAGTTGAATATATCATGTACGCAGACAGGTAAGTGAATCTGGATTCGATGCTGTTGCCTCCTATATATGATTACATGTCTGCAGACACCAACAGAGAAAAGGTGGGAGAGGAGCAGACTTTTCCTGCTTTTggtcgcgagagagagagagagaagaagggcAAGATGATTCCTTCAGGAATTGCAGCAGCATCTTCTTCCTCTGCCTCCTTCTACGACATCTGCAGCTACGCAGCTGGAATTGCCGGTGAGGTTTCTCAGCACCCGCTCAACGTTGCTTCTAATTGTTTCTAGTGGTGTAGTTGTCAAGATTGTCGAACCAGTAATCCTGCTATCGACCTTAGATTAGTTAATCCCATGAACAAAAGGTCCTCCGGGAAATTACACATAGCCCGCAGGAGCAGAATCTATACAAGCTGCTCTTAGGAAGCTAAAAGAGAGTTCTTCCAAATCATTGTTCCTTTCCCCTTCCCCAGCAAAGGGATAAAGGGAAAATGGTGAATGCAGCAGATATTTGAATCGATTTATTCTTGGTGCATAGCGTTCGTTCATGTCTTCATCACTACTTTCTTTCCCTTACCCCAGCAAAGGGATTAAGGGAAATGGTGAATGTTTTCGCCTTCAGCAGTTTATTTTGATCTGTTGCAGGCAATGTTTTCGCCTTCGTCTTGTTTGTGTCGCCAATGTGAGCCCACTTCATCGACATCTCTATTATTTCCATCTCCGTTTACATTTGCACATGAAAAGCTCAAATGC is a window from the Musa acuminata AAA Group cultivar baxijiao chromosome BXJ2-1, Cavendish_Baxijiao_AAA, whole genome shotgun sequence genome containing:
- the LOC103987467 gene encoding uncharacterized protein LOC103987467 gives rise to the protein MDEALTAAASAPPPPPIAAVNRPLFSAVLAFAVAQFLKLFTTWYKEKRWDSRRLLGSGGMPSSHSATVAALAMAIALEEGTGGSSFALAVILASIVMYDASGIRLHASRQAELLNQIVCELPPEHPVSSNHRPLRELLGHTPLQVCAGAVLGCLVSYLMRGST